In Spirobacillus cienkowskii, a genomic segment contains:
- a CDS encoding type II secretion system F family protein — MPMYSYKGQFAKTGKKVKAYIEAESPKDAKLKLKKQGIYILEMKVDDRANSAQSTTSFLAKLNRKPPKQEDIAVATKQFAILLRSAVDINDALRAISEQVENEELKSVYIKIRELVSEGKSLSDAHKNYPKVFSSIYTNMIAAAEKAGALPLVMQRLSEFINYQIEIKRKVVGALTYPALMIVMAFAVVIYLFVKVMPQMTKSFTTLKVTLPWYTELMNDISNWMQNWWLFCISVLGASVFGIYTWSKTPKGRYKIDLFLYTAPILGPLIQRVTISRFSKTLSTILSSGVRIVEGLQLTRKVVGNTVMEKALDEAIVKVQDGDKLATALERTGRFPTMVIHMLRTGEKTGQLEDMLVNISDVYDEDVNNQIVTTTRLIEPAMMIFMAVIVFLMVMAVIGPMMAAMNQLH; from the coding sequence ATGCCAATGTATTCCTACAAAGGCCAATTTGCAAAAACAGGCAAAAAGGTTAAGGCCTACATTGAAGCAGAATCTCCTAAAGACGCTAAACTTAAGCTCAAAAAACAAGGAATTTATATCCTTGAAATGAAAGTTGATGATAGAGCAAACTCTGCGCAAAGCACAACAAGTTTTCTTGCTAAACTCAATCGCAAACCCCCAAAACAAGAAGATATTGCTGTTGCCACAAAACAATTTGCAATATTATTGCGCTCTGCCGTTGATATCAACGATGCCTTGCGTGCAATTTCTGAACAAGTCGAAAATGAAGAGCTGAAATCAGTTTATATTAAAATTCGAGAACTTGTTTCGGAAGGCAAATCATTATCGGATGCACATAAAAATTATCCGAAAGTCTTTTCTTCAATTTATACAAATATGATTGCCGCAGCAGAAAAGGCTGGAGCACTTCCACTTGTAATGCAAAGATTATCAGAGTTTATCAATTATCAAATTGAAATTAAGCGTAAAGTTGTAGGAGCACTCACATACCCTGCACTCATGATTGTGATGGCATTTGCAGTTGTCATTTATTTATTTGTTAAAGTCATGCCACAAATGACAAAGTCATTTACAACATTAAAAGTGACACTGCCTTGGTATACAGAATTGATGAATGATATTTCTAATTGGATGCAAAATTGGTGGTTATTTTGTATCTCAGTGCTGGGCGCTTCTGTGTTTGGAATTTATACATGGTCAAAAACTCCGAAAGGACGCTATAAAATTGATCTTTTTTTATATACAGCGCCTATTTTAGGTCCACTGATTCAACGCGTCACAATTTCTCGTTTTTCTAAAACCCTATCCACCATTCTTTCAAGTGGCGTCCGTATTGTTGAAGGTTTGCAGTTAACCCGTAAAGTTGTTGGAAATACGGTCATGGAAAAAGCCTTGGACGAAGCCATTGTGAAAGTTCAAGATGGTGATAAACTTGCAACAGCTCTAGAACGCACGGGTCGTTTTCCGACAATGGTGATTCATATGCTACGAACTGGCGAAAAAACTGGGCAACTTGAAGACATGCTTGTTAACATATCTGACGTATACGATGAAGATGTCAACAATCAAATTGTCACAACCACACGCCTGATTGAACCAGCAATGATGATTTTTATGGCCGTCATTGTTTTTTTAATGGTCATGGCCGTAATTGGCCCTATGATGGCAGCAATGAACCAGTTGCATTAA
- a CDS encoding type II secretion system protein, with translation MKKYASEEFGFTLLEIIIVLALIGSIAAVVMPNLTLSVDSQMSSSLRNLTGQMRAAYDDAIFSGRMHRMVFDLSAGEYWVEQAPLGFEGRPPQLQTGTELDAKLKQDKRNELLKYLDEIANIEGNREIPFQNKSDNSYYSLRSIPVVQRKVLKPVTWKEIDDSVIYRQKLPGKIVFAEMQLGVSKKVYKYTEFYNKNSKEKKEYAYTYFLANGTATPTSIKLAARHPQRQDAIDDDGAKYTINLNTLTGESNLLEGFHDANFSLSK, from the coding sequence ATGAAAAAATATGCCTCAGAAGAATTTGGATTTACGCTACTTGAAATCATTATAGTTCTTGCTCTGATTGGATCCATCGCTGCTGTGGTGATGCCTAACCTCACCTTATCTGTTGACTCCCAAATGTCTTCATCACTCCGCAATTTAACTGGACAAATGCGTGCAGCTTATGATGACGCCATTTTTTCGGGAAGAATGCACCGCATGGTTTTTGATCTTTCGGCAGGAGAATACTGGGTTGAACAAGCTCCTTTAGGTTTTGAGGGGCGTCCTCCCCAACTCCAAACCGGAACAGAACTTGATGCCAAGCTCAAACAAGATAAAAGAAATGAGCTATTAAAATATTTAGATGAAATTGCAAATATTGAAGGCAATAGAGAAATTCCTTTTCAAAATAAATCAGACAATTCATACTATTCACTAAGAAGTATTCCAGTCGTACAACGCAAAGTGTTAAAACCCGTGACCTGGAAAGAGATTGATGATTCGGTGATATACAGACAAAAATTACCAGGTAAAATTGTTTTTGCAGAAATGCAACTTGGAGTTTCAAAAAAAGTTTATAAGTATACTGAATTTTATAATAAAAACTCTAAAGAAAAAAAAGAATATGCTTACACCTACTTTTTAGCAAATGGCACAGCAACTCCAACGTCTATTAAACTGGCAGCAAGACATCCACAACGTCAGGATGCTATTGATGATGACGGAGCAAAGTATACAATCAACCTCAACACATTAACAGGCGAATCCAATTTGCTTGAAGGTTTTCATGATGCCAACTTTTCTTTGTCAAAATAA
- a CDS encoding PDZ domain-containing protein, with translation MIRIIAKLKYKLFSPDVSIPPAEKVMPFALTTIGLVVVAGIGLTIFQLVKKTHVEQSSIPAKINIPAVVTKPLEDLNLIITRNIFNLKGLIPDSNTQGAPVCTLEPFKSNFPYKISGILYGGSAKNSLVVLEGQNKNIFKLGESLPLGGTLTDIQKNRILITNKNCPEYIDLSYPETLNPRGSRSNQNSSGSAYKENGFERAGNNTTVTRSWINNVLTYNFAKTLEEAKANPNLVGGQVKGFSITNITPDSVYSKLGLKDGDIVSSINGIELNDAARAIQTLNSLRNENNIEIQLLRGGQTITLKVNVQ, from the coding sequence ATGATTCGAATTATTGCAAAACTAAAATACAAACTATTTTCTCCTGATGTTAGCATTCCACCAGCCGAAAAGGTGATGCCTTTTGCATTGACCACTATTGGGCTTGTTGTTGTTGCAGGAATTGGCCTTACTATTTTTCAGCTTGTTAAAAAGACACATGTTGAGCAATCCTCCATTCCAGCCAAAATCAATATCCCAGCAGTTGTCACAAAGCCTCTTGAAGATCTGAATTTGATCATTACTCGAAATATTTTTAACCTTAAGGGTTTAATACCAGATTCCAATACACAAGGAGCTCCGGTCTGCACACTAGAACCATTTAAATCGAATTTTCCTTATAAAATTTCTGGTATTTTATACGGTGGTAGTGCAAAAAATAGTTTGGTTGTGTTAGAAGGACAAAATAAAAATATTTTTAAGTTAGGTGAATCTTTACCGCTAGGTGGTACCTTAACTGATATTCAAAAAAATAGAATTTTAATTACAAATAAAAACTGTCCAGAATATATTGACCTGAGCTATCCAGAAACACTCAATCCGCGTGGTTCTCGATCGAATCAAAATTCTTCTGGATCAGCTTATAAAGAAAATGGATTTGAACGAGCAGGAAATAATACAACAGTCACGCGTTCTTGGATCAATAATGTATTAACTTATAATTTTGCCAAAACTCTTGAAGAGGCTAAAGCAAATCCAAATCTTGTTGGAGGCCAAGTCAAAGGTTTTTCAATTACAAACATTACTCCTGATAGCGTTTACTCAAAATTGGGATTAAAAGATGGAGATATTGTGTCTTCTATTAACGGAATTGAATTGAATGATGCAGCACGGGCAATTCAAACCTTAAACTCGTTACGAAATGAAAACAATATAGAAATTCAACTCTTAAGAGGTGGACAAACTATTACATTAAAAGTGAACGTACAATGA
- the gspD gene encoding type II secretion system secretin GspD: MNQKFLKKCSTTFSQPTNPGHSKWIATLIGVLFSYSVSAQQSPAKQNNSNIQAQSAAAQNNKKTNENMSQASSIPHGKELVSIDFPNGASLSDIIKTIGLWTGKNFVLAQGVAGSSRISIISPEPVTKEEAYQAFLSALNIAGFTTVDTGSVVKILPIANAKSSNIKTYYGENWSPSTDEIINQVIPLRYIDANSVINQLRPLLGITQYAAFTTTNSLILTDTGNRIRRILEVIKLLDSKTNQPVVSIIPINYMDAKDTVVKVNEIFGNRNGPSLSVQKVIADERTNSIILVGPASGLDDVVRFIQRIDKPSLDQNSQTMVRVRPLDYADAEKLAQTLQALTQAAKSQFNNTYRPPYFPPAPMTPNAPGSSQSQAVADLNGVKVTADKATNSLVIQGSKSAFEELDNIIAQLDKRRAQVYVEANIIDMAVNNGLNIGTSLGGAAQTSDGRYTVPFGFNALKGAPLFFSKSGSSDPTSLASSLGTDAILGIMSSKPISLGAFSLTPGALIFGLKQDVNSNILQNPSMMVSDNEAASFSSNQEYSTVIQIPNPNGTGTVAQPQKYTVTTALKVTPQISRADFVSMKINLQLDDSGAASANGYPNPISKRTAESVVIVQNGQTAVIGGLTQDRVTVSEEKVPLLGDIPILGWLFKKSRNDKNKTSLNLFVTPHIVRNSEDLEKVYEQKIKDRDLFLKFFYGAKYKEQSFYSQMPSREQGKAPSDQSSQEKNGFEVSDDEYIQPKSVIMPSQDPNPINAPSSNQSSGGFGFPQTSAPLAPPPPPFGN; encoded by the coding sequence ATGAATCAAAAATTTTTAAAAAAATGTTCGACAACTTTTTCTCAACCAACAAATCCAGGTCATTCAAAATGGATTGCAACACTGATTGGAGTTTTATTTTCTTATTCTGTTTCAGCACAACAGTCACCAGCAAAGCAAAATAATAGCAATATTCAAGCTCAATCAGCAGCTGCGCAAAATAATAAAAAAACAAATGAAAATATGTCACAAGCTTCTAGCATTCCACATGGCAAAGAGCTTGTTAGCATTGATTTTCCAAATGGAGCTAGTTTAAGCGACATTATTAAAACAATTGGCCTCTGGACTGGCAAAAACTTTGTACTTGCCCAAGGAGTTGCCGGGTCTTCACGAATATCTATTATTTCGCCAGAACCTGTAACGAAAGAAGAAGCATACCAAGCATTTTTAAGTGCACTTAATATTGCTGGCTTTACCACAGTTGATACTGGTTCTGTTGTTAAGATTCTTCCAATTGCAAATGCCAAATCATCAAATATTAAAACTTATTACGGAGAAAATTGGTCACCATCAACTGATGAAATTATCAATCAAGTCATTCCATTACGATACATTGATGCCAATTCTGTGATCAATCAGCTTCGTCCTTTGTTAGGAATCACACAATATGCTGCATTTACAACAACAAATTCTTTAATTTTAACTGACACAGGTAACCGCATCCGTCGTATTTTAGAAGTGATAAAGCTTCTTGACTCCAAAACAAACCAACCAGTTGTGTCGATTATCCCAATTAATTACATGGATGCTAAAGATACGGTTGTTAAAGTAAACGAAATTTTTGGTAATCGTAATGGACCTTCATTGAGCGTCCAAAAAGTGATAGCAGATGAGCGTACCAATTCTATAATTCTTGTAGGACCTGCAAGTGGCCTTGATGATGTTGTGCGCTTTATTCAACGTATTGATAAACCATCACTCGATCAAAATTCGCAAACCATGGTTCGTGTGCGTCCACTTGATTACGCCGATGCCGAAAAACTTGCGCAAACACTACAAGCGCTCACTCAAGCTGCAAAATCTCAATTCAATAACACATACCGACCTCCTTATTTTCCGCCAGCTCCCATGACTCCCAATGCTCCTGGCTCATCGCAATCACAAGCGGTTGCTGATCTCAATGGAGTTAAAGTTACAGCAGACAAAGCAACAAACTCTTTAGTGATTCAAGGTAGCAAATCTGCTTTTGAAGAACTTGATAACATCATTGCGCAACTCGATAAACGACGCGCACAAGTTTATGTCGAGGCCAATATCATTGATATGGCCGTTAACAATGGCTTAAACATCGGCACAAGCCTAGGCGGTGCAGCACAAACTTCGGACGGCAGGTACACAGTGCCATTTGGATTCAACGCCCTAAAAGGTGCGCCACTATTTTTTAGCAAATCAGGAAGTTCGGATCCAACAAGCCTTGCATCATCATTAGGTACTGACGCAATTTTAGGAATCATGAGCTCTAAACCAATTAGCCTTGGTGCTTTTAGTTTAACCCCAGGAGCCCTTATTTTTGGTTTAAAACAAGACGTCAACTCAAATATTTTACAAAACCCAAGCATGATGGTGTCAGACAACGAAGCGGCATCGTTTTCGTCAAACCAAGAATACAGCACCGTCATTCAAATCCCAAACCCCAACGGAACCGGAACAGTTGCTCAACCTCAAAAATATACGGTGACAACTGCTCTCAAAGTCACTCCACAAATATCTCGAGCTGATTTTGTATCGATGAAAATTAACTTACAGCTTGATGATAGTGGTGCCGCAAGTGCAAATGGTTATCCAAACCCTATTAGCAAACGCACGGCAGAATCTGTTGTTATTGTCCAAAATGGCCAAACGGCTGTAATTGGTGGATTAACTCAAGATCGCGTTACTGTTTCTGAAGAAAAAGTTCCTTTGCTTGGAGATATTCCAATACTTGGCTGGCTATTTAAAAAGAGCAGAAACGATAAAAATAAAACAAGCTTAAATCTTTTTGTAACCCCTCACATTGTGAGAAACTCTGAAGATCTCGAAAAAGTGTATGAACAAAAAATTAAAGACAGAGATCTCTTTTTAAAGTTTTTTTATGGCGCAAAATACAAAGAACAAAGCTTTTATTCACAAATGCCATCAAGAGAACAAGGTAAAGCGCCTTCTGATCAAAGCTCTCAAGAAAAAAATGGATTTGAAGTGTCCGATGACGAATATATTCAACCAAAAAGCGTTATCATGCCTAGCCAAGATCCAAACCCCATCAATGCGCCATCTTCTAATCAAAGCTCGGGCGGTTTTGGCTTTCCACAAACGTCAGCACCTCTAGCGCCTCCACCTCCTCCATTTGGTAATTAA
- a CDS encoding type II secretion system protein GspG, whose amino-acid sequence MKLKNFLKFNKSPQAQAGFSLIEIIIVIAIIGTLMGIIIARLTGGADNAKAGITDTKAFTLQSKLIQYQLATGKFPTSEQGLQVLLSNSGAPIAAEDDLKDGWGNEFNYSLTPKGPYISSNGSEGAPNSPTSLCYLNGKKVDCNPAAPNVPK is encoded by the coding sequence ATGAAATTAAAAAATTTTCTTAAATTCAATAAATCACCTCAAGCACAAGCTGGTTTTTCGTTAATTGAAATTATTATTGTTATTGCAATTATTGGAACATTAATGGGAATTATCATTGCACGCCTCACTGGCGGGGCTGATAATGCCAAAGCAGGAATTACTGATACCAAAGCATTTACACTACAATCCAAACTGATTCAGTACCAGCTTGCAACAGGAAAGTTTCCAACTTCAGAGCAAGGACTCCAAGTACTTTTATCAAACTCTGGAGCACCAATTGCTGCTGAAGACGATCTCAAAGATGGTTGGGGCAATGAATTTAATTATTCGCTAACACCAAAAGGACCTTATATTAGTTCTAACGGGTCTGAAGGCGCACCAAATAGCCCGACTTCTCTTTGTTACTTAAATGGCAAAAAAGTTGACTGCAATCCTGCAGCACCTAACGTTCCAAAATAA
- a CDS encoding GspE/PulE family protein translates to MITKATLAENLGQEILAKIKAKNITKVQPEVSLSSKSLEQILIEEFQLTQAQWNEAYDEHSNTLKSIFEILIENEVIQESELLKAYAKHLNLEYLDNFPFHEINPKLIQKLSISFCLQNMFVPISEDDLNVTVVVTNPLDTVSIDDLRVLLNKNIKRIVAPKDLVEAAINNVFERQELVDQNKGLGSDDDIEGIEGLDVAHNLLQDNEEAPVRKEVTAIIRRSITEKASDIHIEPFEDRVSVRFRIDGRLKEVRVIPKKYQSSVSTRIKILAKLNIAESRLPQDGRITLKVGTREIDVRVSTLPIKFGERIVLRILDKSGGLPYLDDIGMPKSLLKNFKQVINQKHGIVLVTGPTGSGKTTTLASALMHINKPDVSIITVEDPVEIQLPGVSQVEVNEKAGLTFAAALRSILRQNPNIILIGEIRDAETAQIAVQASITGHLVFSTLHTNDTAASVTRLVDFGIEPFQITTSVVAILAVRLVRKVCFQCREETQHTAEELELIGLTKKDSHGKTFYKAKEGGCPACKTTGYSGRIGIYELLIFDEPVRNFVLKSSDGASLKKMCVQRGMKTLRDSAQERFLNGETTLEEALYATQSEHEQQQEVI, encoded by the coding sequence ATGATAACAAAGGCAACTCTAGCAGAAAATTTAGGCCAAGAAATTCTTGCCAAAATTAAGGCTAAAAACATAACAAAAGTGCAACCTGAGGTTTCGCTTTCTTCAAAAAGTCTTGAGCAAATATTAATAGAAGAGTTTCAATTGACTCAGGCTCAATGGAACGAAGCTTATGATGAACATAGCAATACACTCAAAAGTATTTTTGAAATTCTTATAGAAAATGAAGTGATACAAGAATCAGAGTTATTAAAAGCATATGCCAAACATCTTAATTTAGAATATTTAGATAACTTTCCATTTCATGAAATCAATCCTAAACTCATTCAAAAATTGAGTATAAGCTTTTGTCTCCAAAATATGTTTGTTCCAATTTCAGAAGACGATTTGAATGTGACTGTGGTCGTTACAAATCCATTGGATACAGTGAGCATTGATGATTTGAGAGTATTGCTCAACAAAAATATTAAAAGAATTGTGGCTCCAAAAGATCTTGTTGAGGCTGCAATCAATAATGTCTTTGAACGCCAAGAGCTTGTGGATCAAAACAAAGGACTGGGCTCAGATGATGATATTGAAGGCATAGAAGGTCTTGATGTTGCCCATAATTTATTGCAAGACAATGAAGAAGCGCCTGTTCGAAAAGAAGTCACAGCAATTATAAGACGCAGTATTACAGAAAAAGCATCTGATATTCATATTGAACCATTTGAAGATCGGGTGTCGGTGCGTTTTAGAATAGATGGACGTTTAAAAGAAGTACGGGTCATCCCTAAAAAGTATCAATCCAGTGTTTCGACACGCATAAAAATTTTAGCCAAACTAAACATCGCTGAAAGCCGCTTGCCACAAGACGGGCGTATTACTTTAAAAGTAGGAACACGAGAGATTGATGTTCGTGTTAGCACCTTGCCAATTAAATTTGGCGAACGCATTGTGCTTAGAATTCTTGATAAATCGGGTGGCCTGCCTTATCTTGATGATATTGGCATGCCCAAATCTCTGCTTAAAAATTTTAAGCAAGTGATCAATCAAAAACACGGTATTGTGTTAGTCACAGGGCCTACAGGCTCTGGTAAAACAACAACACTTGCATCTGCGTTGATGCATATTAACAAGCCCGATGTGAGTATTATCACTGTTGAAGACCCCGTCGAAATTCAATTACCAGGGGTGAGTCAAGTTGAAGTCAACGAAAAAGCAGGACTCACCTTTGCAGCTGCACTGCGCTCAATCCTAAGACAAAATCCAAACATCATTTTAATTGGTGAAATTCGTGATGCAGAAACCGCGCAAATTGCGGTGCAAGCATCGATTACAGGTCACTTAGTATTTAGTACGTTACACACTAACGACACAGCAGCTTCTGTGACTCGCTTGGTGGATTTTGGAATTGAGCCATTTCAAATCACGACCTCCGTTGTTGCCATATTAGCCGTTCGATTGGTGAGAAAAGTGTGTTTTCAATGCAGAGAAGAAACCCAACATACCGCAGAAGAACTTGAGCTTATTGGCTTAACAAAAAAAGATTCGCACGGAAAAACATTCTATAAAGCCAAAGAGGGCGGTTGTCCTGCTTGTAAAACAACAGGGTATTCGGGAAGAATTGGAATTTATGAGCTTTTAATTTTTGATGAACCGGTTAGAAATTTTGTTTTAAAAAGTTCAGATGGCGCAAGCCTTAAAAAAATGTGTGTGCAAAGAGGCATGAAAACTCTGAGAGACTCGGCTCAAGAACGGTTTTTAAATGGAGAAACAACGTTAGAAGAAGCTCTGTATGCAACACAATCTGAGCATGAACAACAACAAGAGGTAATCTAA
- a CDS encoding SpoIIE family protein phosphatase: protein MSAVTIEDIIKKWTVIIKKLISNLYGFIAFITLIGVIGNIFIANIFLNIIFIIMIAASGLFTYYFTKKIRSFTEEWHEEFINPTQKLLQTIHMVSMQKLDLLPEEQLNSFTSESHLKLLEVARGILEHQRFIDQVVDNMFEMMFLLNQDGIIMKANKSACETTQFSQADLIGQHIRKLFPHAESLVDYYLELEIQFTTQGFVRDVEVFVQTSEGELLPFSINGVKIESTTGVLLGYTMIAKNQAETVRLFNQVNKSNYELGRANDELAKRYDQIKKEIEEKEGQRRTLEMELATSQLVQKTFLPQIAPEHQMVDCFGTAIPAAFCGGDWWNTISLKDKFYVFIADVTGHGTASAMVTAAISGYFVSIKSKLLAGEDLDVDQILEGFDIVLTSMGNSEVSYNMTCFSSVFDFEKKVLRYANAGHNFPLIVKQDKKVEALIATGNRLGNSGPAKVEKKVFEKKEVPIQGGEFIFFYTDGLIENKNDKEEEYGKRRLRKFIEKNYTKASSEFVSLLLQDSLEFYGTSKPLEDDVTVVVTRIK, encoded by the coding sequence TTGAGTGCAGTTACAATTGAAGACATTATAAAAAAATGGACCGTAATCATTAAAAAATTAATAAGCAATCTTTACGGTTTTATTGCATTCATAACACTAATTGGTGTTATAGGAAATATTTTTATAGCAAATATTTTTCTTAATATTATTTTTATCATAATGATAGCTGCATCTGGATTATTTACCTATTATTTTACAAAAAAAATACGGTCATTTACAGAAGAATGGCACGAAGAGTTTATCAATCCAACACAAAAACTTTTGCAAACTATTCATATGGTTTCAATGCAAAAGCTTGATCTTTTACCAGAAGAACAACTGAATAGCTTTACTTCAGAATCACATTTAAAACTGCTTGAAGTGGCTCGTGGTATTTTAGAGCATCAACGATTTATTGACCAAGTTGTCGATAACATGTTTGAAATGATGTTCTTACTCAATCAAGATGGCATCATCATGAAAGCCAATAAATCAGCATGTGAAACAACTCAATTTTCGCAAGCTGATTTAATAGGGCAACATATTAGAAAGTTATTTCCCCATGCAGAAAGTCTTGTTGATTACTATCTAGAGCTGGAAATTCAATTTACCACTCAAGGGTTTGTGAGAGATGTGGAAGTTTTTGTGCAAACCTCAGAAGGTGAACTCCTTCCATTTTCTATTAATGGCGTCAAAATTGAAAGTACAACTGGTGTGCTTCTTGGTTACACGATGATTGCCAAAAACCAGGCAGAAACAGTAAGACTTTTTAATCAGGTCAATAAAAGTAACTATGAACTTGGTCGAGCCAACGACGAACTCGCCAAGCGTTACGATCAAATTAAAAAAGAAATTGAAGAAAAAGAAGGTCAAAGAAGAACATTAGAGATGGAACTGGCAACCAGTCAATTGGTGCAAAAAACATTTTTACCTCAAATTGCCCCTGAGCACCAAATGGTAGATTGTTTTGGCACCGCGATACCAGCCGCTTTTTGCGGAGGCGACTGGTGGAACACAATTTCACTAAAAGACAAATTTTATGTCTTTATTGCTGACGTGACAGGTCATGGTACTGCAAGCGCAATGGTGACTGCTGCAATTTCTGGATATTTTGTTTCAATAAAATCAAAACTTTTAGCTGGTGAAGACCTCGATGTGGATCAGATATTAGAAGGATTTGATATTGTGTTAACGAGTATGGGCAACAGTGAAGTGAGTTACAACATGACTTGTTTTTCGAGCGTTTTTGATTTTGAAAAAAAAGTGCTAAGGTACGCCAATGCGGGACATAATTTTCCACTGATTGTCAAACAAGACAAAAAAGTAGAAGCCCTGATCGCAACAGGTAACCGCCTTGGTAACTCTGGACCAGCAAAGGTTGAAAAAAAGGTGTTTGAAAAAAAAGAAGTGCCAATTCAAGGCGGCGAATTTATTTTCTTTTATACTGATGGGTTGATTGAAAATAAAAATGACAAAGAAGAAGAATATGGCAAACGCAGGCTCAGAAAATTTATTGAAAAAAATTATACCAAAGCAAGTTCTGAATTTGTTTCTCTTCTGTTACAAGATTCTCTTGAGTTTTACGGAACGAGTAAACCTCTGGAAGACGATGTAACAGTTGTTGTAACACGTATAAAATAG